In bacterium, one genomic interval encodes:
- the nadD gene encoding nicotinate (nicotinamide) nucleotide adenylyltransferase, which produces MRSPNNGEEWGILGGTFNPVHRGHITLAAEIAAAKALDGVLMVPSYVPPRKINPNIAPFDDRLTMLKMACANHPELITSSIESESDTPGYTLLTLRAIKKRYPSTRFRFIIGADLLAEFPSWYEATEILAETEILVGSRPGAKIRPPDGYDADRFEIVETSLLDISSSDIRAKIRNGAGRRELGDLVGDQVAEYIMERGLYR; this is translated from the coding sequence ATGCGCAGTCCAAATAATGGCGAAGAGTGGGGGATACTCGGGGGAACTTTCAATCCCGTTCATCGCGGCCATATAACCTTGGCCGCCGAGATTGCCGCCGCCAAGGCGCTGGATGGGGTCTTGATGGTCCCATCCTATGTCCCTCCACGCAAGATCAATCCGAATATAGCTCCTTTTGATGACCGTCTCACTATGCTCAAAATGGCATGCGCGAATCATCCTGAGTTGATCACGAGCAGTATCGAATCTGAATCGGATACTCCTGGCTACACACTGCTCACCCTCCGGGCGATCAAAAAGCGATATCCATCCACCAGATTCCGCTTTATCATAGGAGCGGACCTTCTGGCAGAATTCCCAAGCTGGTATGAAGCGACCGAGATCCTGGCGGAGACAGAGATTCTGGTCGGGTCCCGACCCGGGGCCAAAATTCGACCGCCTGATGGGTACGATGCTGACAGATTTGAGATAGTGGAAACATCACTGCTGGATATCTCATCCAGCGACATCCGGGCAAAGATCAGAAATGGCGCGGGACGCCGAGAATTGGGCGACCTGGTCGGTGATCAGGTTGCGGAATACATCATGGAACGAGGATTGTACCGGTGA
- the rimO gene encoding 30S ribosomal protein S12 methylthiotransferase RimO — MKFYVHKLGCPKNDVDADYISARLIEEGHQPVNTPDDAESVIVNTCGFILPAKEESINEILRLGQLKKSGQLKTLYASGCLTQRYGDEMLEGMPELDGAFGHGALDSIAQAVTNQLRSKQTVRIESRKLGYLSWKDRYISDGFPYSYLKISDGCDRACTYCAIPLMRGKFRSRPLDSILREAEFLAKNGKRELILVSQEATMYGYGLPEGMNIIRLLQELEKIEDLKWIRLMYLYPACLENDLIDYLLEDNKTLPYFDLPLQHISDSVLTNMRRRVDRGKIEALISRIRSQNGRATLRTTFIVGFPGESDRDFEELLEFTREAEFDRMGVFTYSPEEGTPAEQMGEQVSEEVKSERMDALMNLQRDIAFDKNLELVGRRLEVILDSVTDEGHAIARTQGDCPDIDQEVHVHGKNLAVGQIRMVQIDSADGYDLSATTVSD; from the coding sequence ATGAAATTTTACGTCCATAAACTTGGCTGCCCCAAAAACGATGTCGATGCCGACTATATTTCGGCTCGCCTGATCGAGGAAGGACATCAACCGGTCAATACGCCCGATGATGCCGAGTCGGTCATCGTGAATACCTGCGGCTTTATCCTCCCGGCCAAAGAAGAATCGATCAACGAGATTCTCCGGCTGGGCCAGCTTAAAAAGTCCGGCCAGTTGAAGACGCTGTATGCTTCCGGATGTCTCACCCAGCGATACGGCGACGAAATGCTGGAGGGGATGCCTGAGTTGGATGGGGCGTTTGGACATGGCGCGCTCGATTCAATTGCCCAGGCCGTGACCAATCAACTGAGAAGCAAGCAGACTGTTCGGATCGAGTCACGTAAACTCGGATACCTCAGTTGGAAAGATCGGTACATCTCAGATGGCTTTCCTTACTCATATCTGAAAATCTCCGACGGTTGTGATCGGGCCTGTACTTACTGCGCTATTCCGCTCATGCGCGGCAAGTTCCGGAGTCGCCCCTTGGATTCGATCCTCCGCGAGGCCGAGTTTCTGGCGAAGAACGGCAAGCGCGAGCTGATCCTGGTATCCCAGGAAGCTACCATGTATGGATACGGCCTGCCTGAGGGAATGAATATCATTCGCCTGTTACAGGAGTTGGAGAAGATCGAGGATCTCAAATGGATCCGGCTGATGTACCTCTATCCGGCCTGCCTCGAAAATGATTTGATCGACTATCTTTTGGAAGATAACAAAACACTCCCATATTTTGACCTTCCATTACAACATATCAGCGATTCAGTGCTGACCAATATGCGCCGTCGAGTCGACAGGGGGAAGATCGAGGCCTTGATCTCCCGCATCCGGTCGCAAAACGGTCGGGCGACTCTGCGAACTACCTTCATAGTTGGTTTTCCAGGTGAATCGGACCGCGACTTCGAAGAACTGCTCGAATTTACCCGCGAGGCTGAATTTGACCGCATGGGGGTGTTCACTTATTCTCCGGAGGAGGGGACTCCCGCTGAACAGATGGGAGAACAGGTTTCGGAAGAGGTCAAGTCTGAGCGAATGGATGCACTGATGAATCTTCAGCGGGATATCGCTTTCGACAAAAATCTTGAATTGGTCGGTCGTAGATTAGAGGTGATCCTCGATTCGGTGACCGACGAAGGACACGCGATCGCCCGCACCCAGGGAGATTGCCCGGATATTGACCAGGAAGTACATGTCCATGGGAAGAATCTGGCGGTCGGCCAGATCCGCATGGTTCAGATAGACTCGGCAGACGGATATGACCTCTCGGCCACAACGGTGAGTGACTAA
- the bamD gene encoding outer membrane protein assembly factor BamD: MKPGRVIISLLLIAAVIAALCIGCGGGGTSLNNMTKDELFALGKAKLEAKKYLAAINAFQTLVYTYPGEPIVDTAQYYLALSYYSNKDWELAAAEFNRLVVNYPTSPYATQAQFMKAVSAFESTPKHFGLDQTSVEDAIKQLEDFIIDNPESELVPDCNKYLDIAKGRLAKKTYMSGLTYTRMGASRAAKVYYQKVIDDYTSSEFAPLANFEMAKEEMRLREYDEARRRFENFVTVFSTHPLVPEAQAGIAEAAFKSAEAAFDKKDYTAATDKFTAFKKDFPADKRLNKADEYLAKIAALPPAPAPQANAQSK; the protein is encoded by the coding sequence TTGAAACCGGGACGAGTTATCATTTCTCTGTTGCTGATAGCGGCAGTGATCGCAGCGCTCTGCATTGGATGCGGTGGCGGTGGTACATCGCTCAACAACATGACCAAAGACGAGCTGTTTGCCCTCGGCAAAGCCAAGCTTGAGGCGAAGAAATACTTGGCGGCGATCAATGCCTTCCAGACGTTGGTCTACACCTATCCGGGCGAGCCGATCGTCGACACAGCGCAGTATTATCTCGCGCTCTCCTATTACAGCAACAAAGACTGGGAATTGGCCGCGGCGGAATTCAATCGCCTGGTAGTCAACTACCCGACATCTCCGTATGCCACGCAGGCGCAATTCATGAAGGCAGTCTCGGCTTTCGAGAGTACCCCAAAACATTTCGGACTCGACCAGACATCGGTTGAAGATGCCATCAAACAACTCGAGGATTTCATTATCGATAACCCCGAGTCCGAACTGGTTCCTGACTGCAACAAATACCTCGATATCGCCAAGGGACGTCTGGCGAAAAAGACCTATATGTCGGGTCTCACATACACTCGCATGGGAGCCTCCCGTGCCGCCAAGGTCTATTATCAAAAAGTCATCGATGACTACACCTCAAGCGAATTTGCTCCGTTGGCCAATTTCGAGATGGCGAAAGAGGAGATGAGACTTCGCGAATACGACGAAGCTCGCCGTCGCTTCGAGAATTTCGTGACCGTCTTTTCGACCCATCCGTTGGTCCCGGAAGCCCAAGCCGGAATTGCCGAGGCCGCGTTTAAGTCGGCGGAGGCTGCGTTTGACAAAAAAGACTATACGGCGGCCACAGACAAGTTTACCGCTTTCAAGAAGGACTTCCCGGCGGACAAGCGGTTGAACAAAGCGGATGAATACCTGGCGAAAATAGCGGCGTTGCCTCCGGCGCCCGCTCCACAAGCCAATGCGCAGTCCAAATAA
- a CDS encoding dephospho-CoA kinase: MLIGLTGQIGSGKSTAARVFEELGAAIVDADMIGRDVVEMSPAVLKKLTKQFGIQILTPSGSLNRRMLARRAFASDESKVALNAIVHPYLLDELHRQVKGYLKQGKVVVIDAALLLDWDLDKQVDKTLVITASPTIRVKRMEARGLSHQEVLDRQKVQLPLAEYKRRATDILTNNGTREELARKVTKLWQRWFPKAA; encoded by the coding sequence ATGCTCATTGGCCTCACCGGACAGATCGGATCAGGGAAATCAACCGCCGCACGCGTTTTCGAAGAACTCGGCGCCGCGATTGTCGATGCTGACATGATCGGCCGCGATGTCGTTGAGATGTCCCCCGCAGTCCTCAAAAAGCTGACCAAGCAGTTCGGCATACAGATCCTGACACCATCGGGAAGCCTCAATCGTAGAATGCTGGCCAGGCGTGCGTTTGCTTCTGATGAGTCCAAAGTGGCACTAAACGCCATAGTGCATCCATATCTGTTGGATGAATTGCACCGACAGGTGAAAGGTTACCTCAAGCAGGGAAAAGTGGTAGTGATTGACGCTGCCCTTTTGCTTGATTGGGATCTCGATAAGCAAGTAGACAAAACACTGGTTATCACGGCATCTCCGACTATCCGAGTCAAACGAATGGAAGCGCGCGGACTGAGCCATCAGGAAGTGCTGGACCGTCAAAAAGTCCAACTTCCCCTGGCCGAGTACAAACGCCGGGCGACTGATATTCTCACTAACAACGGCACGAGGGAGGAGCTGGCCCGGAAAGTGACCAAACTCTGGCAGCGCTGGTTCCCCAAAGCCGCTTGA
- a CDS encoding transglycosylase SLT domain-containing protein: MIHIERLGIYLSKPVAFLMMVIYLVQSGLLVYLITDKFDLEKQIDYQQSRIIELEDKLKLYKVIEDLEIGFSDDEVTKLTNTIWGESKKYNYDPIFVVSVIMVESTFKKNQVSDSGAAGLMQLRPFVAKSVAKQAGVEWAGVPTLHEPEANIKLGTYYLFEQILKYGDIRKGLVAYNIGETRLRDLIRNGQPLPVSYMNKVMSTYKRLKESYQV; this comes from the coding sequence ATGATACATATCGAACGACTTGGCATTTACCTCTCCAAACCGGTCGCTTTCCTGATGATGGTGATCTACCTCGTCCAATCCGGACTTCTGGTTTACCTCATCACGGACAAGTTTGATCTGGAAAAGCAGATCGATTACCAACAGAGCCGGATCATTGAGCTTGAAGACAAACTCAAATTGTATAAGGTAATTGAGGATCTCGAGATCGGGTTCAGTGATGACGAGGTCACCAAATTGACCAATACGATCTGGGGCGAAAGCAAAAAGTACAACTATGACCCGATCTTTGTGGTTTCGGTGATCATGGTGGAATCGACATTTAAGAAGAATCAGGTCTCCGACAGCGGTGCCGCCGGGTTGATGCAGTTGCGCCCCTTTGTAGCTAAGTCCGTGGCGAAACAGGCGGGTGTGGAGTGGGCTGGAGTCCCGACACTTCACGAGCCGGAGGCCAACATTAAATTGGGAACATATTACCTGTTTGAACAGATATTGAAGTATGGCGATATCCGCAAGGGACTGGTCGCCTATAATATCGGCGAAACGAGGCTGCGCGATCTGATTCGCAATGGTCAGCCGCTGCCGGTCAGTTACATGAACAAGGTGATGTCCACCTATAAGCGACTGAAAGAGAGTTACCAGGTTTGA
- the polA gene encoding DNA polymerase I, with amino-acid sequence MSGKKKNIWLIDGTAIMYRAYFAFIRNPLINKKGENTGAVYGFVNSILKIIREEEPDYIAVVFDSKHPTFRHERYEDYKSTRAKMPDDLAAQIHRVHASVSALGMQEFEMAGFEADDIVGTLAKSAERNGFEVWCVTGDKDYFQLVTDNVKVYTPKRVAETPERYGREEVKVKFGVYPEQVIDKLALMGDSSDNIPGIPGIGPKAADALLEQFKSLDDIYANLEQVKAKGVREKLAANKEKAYLSKELSTIHCEVPIEFDLEALKRKPINFDEAKKLFMELEFPSILQLLTPDVAAQSPTLFPEASQENLAYHLVRTIGDLENLVERLSTVKEFAVDTETDSINSLEANLVGVSLSSKFAEAWYLPIGHVEKTVNLPREKALPLIKKLLENPKVQKFGQNIKFDLQVFRRYGIEVNPVSFDTMLASYVVNPSERQHSLDYLAFKHFDFHKTPIKDLIGSGKTQSTFDKVPVEKACAYACEDADFTYRLRSIFAPLIDDLEMNNLYYNIELPLIKVLSDMEEAGVRIDPDFLGNLSKEMDKKLADLSKQIFKIAGLEFNINSTQQLSHILFEKLNLPSKGKTASGKGFSTDVRVLEELAKIHDFPRLILEYRSYGKLKSTYVDSLPTMISQVTGRVHTSYNQTIAATGRLSSTDPNLQNIPIRTDEGREIRRAFIARDKSYKILSADYSQIELRILAHYTEDPNLVDAFLKGQDIHARTAAAVFGVDLNEVTSAQRRIAKTTNFAIIYGVTAFGLSQQTDLTPQESQKFIDKYFEQYPGIRKYIDDTIAYARKTGYVTTLYNRRRYLPEINDSNRNIRQFAERTAINTPIQGTAADIIKVAMLKIHKALAGKKSKMILQVHDELVFDVHDSELEKVQKIVIDGMQNAAELKVPLIADVGIADNWLDAK; translated from the coding sequence GTGAGCGGAAAAAAGAAGAATATCTGGCTGATCGATGGCACCGCCATCATGTACCGGGCTTACTTTGCGTTCATCCGCAACCCGCTCATCAATAAAAAGGGGGAGAATACCGGAGCAGTCTACGGCTTTGTTAATTCGATCCTGAAGATCATCCGCGAAGAAGAACCTGACTATATCGCGGTGGTGTTCGACTCCAAGCATCCGACCTTCCGGCATGAGCGCTACGAAGATTACAAGTCGACTCGTGCCAAGATGCCGGATGATCTGGCAGCGCAGATACACCGGGTACATGCGTCAGTCTCTGCCCTGGGTATGCAGGAGTTCGAGATGGCTGGCTTTGAGGCGGACGACATTGTTGGTACGCTCGCCAAATCGGCTGAACGGAATGGATTCGAAGTCTGGTGTGTGACCGGTGATAAGGACTACTTCCAATTGGTCACCGACAACGTCAAGGTCTATACCCCAAAACGAGTCGCGGAGACTCCGGAGCGCTACGGCCGTGAGGAAGTGAAGGTCAAGTTTGGGGTCTATCCCGAACAGGTGATTGACAAACTGGCGCTTATGGGGGACAGTTCGGATAATATCCCGGGGATTCCGGGGATCGGTCCCAAGGCTGCAGACGCATTATTGGAGCAGTTTAAATCACTCGATGACATTTACGCTAATCTTGAACAGGTGAAGGCCAAGGGAGTTCGCGAGAAGCTCGCCGCGAATAAAGAGAAGGCGTACCTCTCCAAAGAGCTGTCGACCATACATTGCGAGGTGCCGATAGAGTTTGACCTCGAAGCACTGAAGCGGAAGCCGATCAATTTCGATGAAGCAAAAAAGCTCTTCATGGAGCTTGAGTTTCCATCAATTCTCCAGTTGCTGACGCCCGATGTTGCCGCACAGTCACCGACACTGTTTCCGGAGGCATCCCAAGAAAATCTCGCATACCATCTGGTGCGCACAATTGGGGATCTGGAGAATCTGGTCGAAAGGCTCTCGACTGTCAAGGAGTTTGCCGTTGATACGGAGACTGACAGTATCAATTCGTTGGAGGCCAATCTCGTCGGCGTGTCGCTCTCTTCCAAATTCGCCGAAGCGTGGTACCTTCCGATCGGACATGTGGAAAAGACAGTTAATCTCCCTCGTGAAAAGGCTCTCCCGCTGATCAAGAAATTGCTGGAGAATCCCAAAGTCCAGAAATTCGGACAGAATATCAAATTCGACCTGCAGGTTTTCCGACGCTACGGTATCGAGGTCAACCCGGTTTCGTTTGACACCATGCTTGCGTCTTATGTGGTGAATCCTTCAGAGCGGCAGCATTCGCTCGATTATCTGGCGTTCAAGCATTTCGATTTCCACAAAACGCCGATCAAAGATCTGATCGGATCCGGCAAAACACAGTCGACATTTGACAAAGTGCCGGTGGAGAAAGCCTGCGCCTATGCCTGCGAGGACGCGGATTTCACCTACCGACTTCGCTCTATCTTCGCGCCGCTCATCGATGATCTGGAGATGAACAATCTCTACTACAATATTGAGTTGCCTCTTATCAAAGTGTTGTCCGATATGGAAGAGGCCGGGGTGCGGATCGATCCAGATTTCCTCGGCAATTTGTCCAAGGAGATGGACAAAAAACTGGCCGACCTCTCCAAACAGATATTCAAAATTGCCGGGCTTGAGTTTAATATCAACTCCACTCAGCAACTCTCGCATATCCTCTTCGAGAAATTAAACCTTCCGAGCAAAGGGAAGACCGCCAGTGGGAAAGGGTTCTCTACTGATGTTCGCGTGCTTGAGGAATTGGCCAAGATCCATGACTTCCCGCGTTTGATCCTCGAATACCGGTCCTATGGAAAGCTGAAGAGCACGTATGTCGATTCACTCCCGACCATGATCAGTCAAGTGACAGGGCGAGTGCATACGTCGTACAATCAGACGATTGCGGCGACCGGGCGGTTGTCATCGACTGATCCAAACCTGCAGAATATCCCGATCCGGACGGACGAAGGAAGAGAAATTCGTCGCGCCTTCATTGCGCGCGACAAATCGTATAAAATACTCTCGGCCGACTACAGTCAGATCGAATTGCGCATCTTGGCGCATTATACTGAGGATCCGAATCTCGTTGATGCGTTTCTGAAAGGGCAGGATATACATGCCCGGACTGCCGCGGCGGTTTTTGGGGTTGACCTGAATGAGGTAACATCGGCGCAACGACGCATCGCCAAGACCACCAATTTCGCAATTATCTACGGTGTGACAGCGTTTGGTCTCAGCCAGCAGACTGACCTGACGCCCCAGGAGTCGCAGAAGTTCATTGACAAATATTTCGAACAGTATCCGGGGATACGGAAGTACATCGATGACACGATCGCCTATGCCCGCAAGACCGGCTATGTGACTACACTATACAATCGCCGACGGTACCTTCCGGAGATAAACGACTCGAACCGGAATATCCGCCAGTTCGCGGAGCGGACGGCGATAAACACGCCGATTCAGGGGACCGCGGCGGATATTATCAAGGTCGCGATGCTAAAGATCCATAAGGCGCTGGCAGGGAAGAAGTCGAAGATGATTCTTCAGGTGCACGACGAACTGGTTTTTGATGTACATGATTCCGAACTTGAGAAAGTGCAGAAGATCGTTATCGATGGCATGCAAAATGCGGCCGAACTGAAGGTCCCGTTGATCGCGGATGTCGGCATCGCCGACAACTGGCTGGACGCTAAGTAG
- a CDS encoding pyridoxal phosphate-dependent aminotransferase: MQYTERIQKLESEGAYVVLAKAKELERKGKSIIHLQIGEPDFDTPKNIIDAAIKAMQSGQTHYAPSAGVPEAREAAAEYLSKTRGITITPEQTVIMPGAKPFIYCGVTALVNEGDEVIVPNPGYPPYRSVVKFVGGKPVSLHLREESDFRFKIDEFRSLITPKTKMVIINSPGNPTGGILQMEDLEAIYFEAKKHDLWVLSDEIYSRMLYGDQKFYSIASIPGAMERTICMDGMSKTYAMTGWRLGFAAMPKKLAEYFFTLAINNFSTTTTFSQWGMIEGLRGPQDAVDKMIAEFTKRREVIINGLNAIEGITCKKPLGAFYAFPNITGTGLTSQEFADLMLEEGGVACLSGTAFGEYGEGYIRFSYANSIENINEALKRISNVLAKRKASVAK, from the coding sequence ATGCAATACACCGAACGAATTCAGAAACTCGAATCCGAAGGCGCCTATGTGGTGCTGGCCAAAGCCAAAGAACTGGAACGGAAAGGAAAGTCAATCATCCACCTCCAGATCGGCGAGCCGGATTTCGACACCCCCAAAAACATCATCGATGCCGCAATCAAAGCGATGCAGTCCGGCCAGACGCATTATGCGCCATCGGCAGGTGTTCCCGAGGCCCGCGAGGCGGCGGCAGAGTATCTGAGCAAGACCCGTGGCATCACGATCACGCCGGAGCAGACGGTCATCATGCCTGGGGCCAAGCCGTTTATTTACTGCGGTGTGACGGCGCTGGTGAACGAGGGAGATGAAGTTATTGTCCCGAATCCCGGCTATCCGCCGTACCGCTCGGTGGTGAAATTCGTCGGTGGGAAGCCGGTCTCGCTGCACCTTCGCGAGGAGTCCGATTTCCGGTTCAAGATCGATGAATTCCGGTCGCTCATTACACCCAAAACCAAGATGGTGATCATTAATTCCCCCGGCAATCCGACTGGCGGGATATTGCAGATGGAAGATCTCGAGGCGATTTATTTTGAGGCGAAAAAGCATGACCTCTGGGTGCTCTCCGATGAGATCTACTCCCGGATGTTGTACGGCGATCAGAAATTCTACTCGATAGCCTCAATTCCGGGTGCCATGGAACGGACGATCTGTATGGACGGTATGTCCAAGACCTACGCCATGACCGGCTGGCGGCTCGGCTTTGCGGCGATGCCGAAAAAGCTGGCAGAGTATTTCTTTACCCTGGCAATCAACAATTTCTCGACCACGACGACCTTCTCGCAGTGGGGGATGATCGAGGGTCTGCGCGGCCCGCAGGATGCGGTTGACAAGATGATCGCAGAGTTTACGAAACGTCGAGAGGTGATCATCAATGGCCTGAACGCTATCGAGGGAATCACCTGCAAGAAACCGTTGGGCGCGTTTTACGCGTTCCCGAATATCACCGGCACCGGCCTGACCTCGCAGGAGTTCGCCGACCTGATGCTGGAAGAGGGGGGCGTCGCCTGTCTCTCCGGTACGGCCTTTGGCGAATATGGCGAAGGATATATCCGCTTCTCGTACGCCAATTCGATCGAGAATATCAACGAAGCGTTGAAGCGGATATCAAACGTGCTGGCGAAGCGGAAAGCATCCGTAGCAAAGTAG
- a CDS encoding DNA translocase FtsK 4TM domain-containing protein, whose protein sequence is MASRKKSNRGKQIVGVGLVIAALFVLVALVSHDQIDDARISGEVDGALNPWEINFANQAGMLGAYLSFLLYFVVGWLAFFIPLGLVSVSLGLFSKQVVEKVRMRVILLFIVGLCATMMINIQFAQGSAIATDSGAIGGYVGRLLTTLTLKLVGTTGSYLMLGGLVLILLLLYTVITPFLLGHLIKQGSAPWKKLYQVPLQGLKNFFSFKWAFRSSKKEELADDDEHIVRKPEPKKIEEFDDEEAEPLDLFDERADKPGKRRTTVKKAPEPIQVTSFKYTYPSLELLQQNPDTGQAVSADELNLTSKALKDTLETFGVNIDGPIERYPGPIITRYEFKPGVGIKVNQIVNLADDLALALKAKRIRIIAPIPGKAAVGVEIPNRTPQMVFCRDILSSEEFNNPAIRLPMALGKTTAGKPFVTDLAKMPHLLIAGATGSGKSVCMNLLITSLIYRMHPLQVRFIFVDPKMLELSVYQGLPHLGRAVVTTPRGAEKVFSDAVVEMETRYRRLATAGVRNIEDFNKKQLKEEDKLPYIVIFVDELADLMMSSQSSKTEMLITRLAQMARAVGIHLILATQRPSVDVITGLIKANFPARIAFQVATKVDSRTIIDANGAEKLLGAGDMLFLSSGQPEAIRIHGAWLSSDETDGIVNFIREQKIGMLLLQGISQTNADKEESDGVDLGDPLFREACEVVVRHKQGSVSLLQRRLGIGYQRAARLIDKLEEAGIVSPFDGSKAREVIVDKTYLETLFAAPAGAGKGDSDSN, encoded by the coding sequence ATGGCATCACGTAAGAAATCGAATCGCGGAAAACAGATAGTCGGAGTTGGGCTGGTTATAGCCGCCCTCTTTGTGCTGGTCGCCCTGGTCTCGCATGACCAGATCGACGACGCTCGGATCAGCGGCGAAGTGGATGGAGCCCTCAATCCGTGGGAGATAAATTTCGCCAATCAGGCAGGCATGCTTGGCGCCTATCTCTCCTTCCTGCTCTACTTTGTGGTTGGTTGGCTTGCCTTCTTTATACCTCTGGGGCTCGTTTCGGTCTCATTAGGGCTTTTCTCCAAGCAGGTGGTCGAAAAGGTCCGCATGCGTGTGATCCTGCTCTTTATTGTGGGACTCTGCGCCACCATGATGATCAATATTCAGTTCGCCCAGGGGAGTGCGATTGCCACCGATTCAGGGGCGATTGGCGGCTACGTCGGGCGTCTGCTGACGACTTTGACCCTGAAATTGGTCGGCACGACTGGCTCCTATCTGATGCTCGGGGGACTGGTTCTTATCCTGCTCCTGCTGTACACGGTAATCACTCCGTTCCTGCTTGGACATCTGATCAAACAGGGCTCAGCCCCCTGGAAAAAGCTCTACCAGGTGCCGCTGCAGGGACTTAAGAACTTCTTCAGCTTCAAATGGGCTTTTCGCTCATCCAAGAAAGAAGAACTCGCGGATGATGATGAACATATCGTCAGAAAGCCTGAACCGAAGAAGATTGAAGAGTTCGATGACGAAGAGGCCGAGCCGCTCGACCTGTTTGACGAACGCGCTGACAAGCCTGGGAAACGACGTACTACTGTGAAGAAAGCGCCTGAACCGATTCAGGTCACATCCTTTAAGTACACGTATCCATCGCTCGAACTGCTCCAGCAGAATCCTGACACAGGGCAGGCGGTCAGTGCCGATGAACTGAATCTGACCTCGAAGGCCCTTAAAGATACACTTGAGACGTTTGGCGTAAATATCGATGGCCCAATTGAACGTTACCCCGGCCCTATCATCACACGCTACGAGTTTAAGCCCGGTGTGGGGATTAAGGTCAATCAGATAGTCAACCTCGCAGATGACCTAGCGCTCGCTCTTAAGGCCAAACGGATACGCATAATTGCCCCGATCCCTGGGAAAGCGGCAGTGGGAGTCGAGATCCCGAACCGCACTCCTCAGATGGTCTTTTGCCGCGATATCCTCTCTTCCGAGGAATTCAATAATCCCGCAATTCGATTGCCGATGGCACTCGGGAAAACCACGGCCGGCAAGCCATTTGTCACCGACCTGGCCAAGATGCCTCACTTGTTGATCGCCGGTGCGACCGGTTCCGGTAAGTCGGTCTGCATGAACTTGCTGATCACGTCGCTCATTTACCGGATGCACCCGTTGCAGGTCAGGTTCATTTTCGTCGACCCAAAGATGCTTGAACTCTCGGTTTATCAGGGGTTGCCACATCTTGGACGTGCTGTCGTTACCACGCCTCGCGGAGCAGAGAAGGTATTCTCGGATGCTGTGGTCGAGATGGAGACCCGTTATCGCCGCCTGGCCACTGCAGGTGTCCGCAATATTGAAGACTTCAACAAGAAGCAGTTAAAAGAAGAAGATAAGCTTCCGTATATCGTGATATTTGTCGACGAGCTGGCGGACCTGATGATGTCATCGCAGTCTTCCAAGACTGAAATGCTGATCACCCGCCTGGCGCAGATGGCCCGCGCGGTCGGTATCCATCTGATCCTCGCAACTCAGCGCCCCTCGGTTGACGTTATCACCGGTTTGATCAAGGCGAATTTCCCAGCCCGTATCGCGTTCCAGGTGGCCACCAAGGTTGATTCTCGCACGATCATTGATGCCAACGGAGCGGAAAAACTACTTGGGGCGGGAGATATGCTCTTCCTGAGTTCCGGTCAGCCGGAAGCGATTCGTATTCACGGTGCCTGGCTGTCCAGCGATGAAACCGATGGAATCGTCAATTTCATTCGCGAACAAAAGATCGGCATGCTACTACTCCAGGGGATCTCACAGACCAATGCCGACAAGGAAGAGTCTGATGGTGTTGATCTGGGTGATCCGCTCTTCCGTGAGGCCTGCGAAGTGGTGGTGCGCCACAAACAGGGTTCTGTATCGCTGTTGCAGCGTCGACTGGGCATCGGTTATCAGCGAGCGGCCCGGCTAATTGACAAATTGGAAGAAGCGGGGATCGTTTCCCCATTTGATGGCTCCAAAGCCCGCGAAGTTATTGTCGACAAAACCTACCTTGAGACGCTCTTTGCCGCACCAGCTGGTGCCGGTAAAGGGGATTCCGACTCGAACTGA
- a CDS encoding HU family DNA-binding protein, whose product MTKDQMIAQMAAQSGITKRQATQALHALIGNVTTQLKKGKKVSFSGFGTFTISKRKARAGRNPRTGAIITIPATKVPVFRAGSRLKEAVRK is encoded by the coding sequence ATGACCAAAGACCAGATGATTGCCCAGATGGCTGCGCAATCCGGGATCACCAAACGACAAGCGACACAGGCGCTCCACGCGCTGATCGGGAATGTCACCACGCAACTCAAAAAGGGGAAGAAAGTCAGCTTCTCCGGGTTCGGGACATTCACCATCTCCAAGCGGAAAGCTCGTGCCGGACGGAACCCCCGGACCGGTGCGATCATCACCATCCCGGCCACCAAAGTACCTGTCTTCCGGGCCGGAAGCCGCCTCAAAGAAGCGGTTCGCAAGTAG